Proteins found in one Neurospora crassa OR74A linkage group II, whole genome shotgun sequence genomic segment:
- a CDS encoding glutamyl-tRNA(Gln) amidotransferase subunit A: protein MVTPGPKSWLTVATAIGICLGAALSTPSTEDIKLPKENCPLTNVLFPVLPCGSFKLEEATIDDMQAAMNNGSLTSVQLVGCYVLRTFQTDLYINSLLQYNPDALSIAAQMDAERAAAKIRGPLHGVPFTVKDNIATKDQLETTAGSWALLGSIVPRDAHVVAKLREAGAVLFGKATLSEWADMRSNNYSEGYSARGGQCRSAYNLTVNPGGSSSGSAVGVAANAIAFSLGTETDGSVINPAMRNNIVGLKPTVGLTSRAGVIPESENQDAVGTFGRTVRDAVYALDAIYGIDQRDEYTLAQEGKTPEDGYASCLTTKAALKDAVFGIPWNSFWRYADPEQVRQLTALIKLIEDAGATIINGTEITDHERIVSPYGWDWDHGTNRGYPNESEYTVVKVDFYNNIKTYLSELENTNIRSLEDIVQFNYDNDDTEGGRPWPLGHPAFYSGQDGFLASLATQGIKDETYYQALNFTQSSTRNGIDDALTYKGKKLSGLLVPPDVAQAPQIAAQAGYPMITLPAGIHSVSGMGIGLGIMQTAYGEPELVRWGSAIEDLQKSTDTPYKRTLPQWRDFLKRNVPVYNVYEGSD from the coding sequence ATGGTGACGCCTGGCCCCAAGAGTTGGCTAACCGTCGCCACGGCGATTGGCATATGCCTGGGCGCTGCCCTCTCGACCCCTTCCACCGAGGACATCAAGCTCCCCAAGGAGAACTGCCCGCTCACCAACGTCCTCTTCCCTGTCCTTCCCTGCGGCAGCTTCAAGCTCGAGGAGGCTACCATCGATGACATGCAGGCTGCCATGAACAATGGCTCCCTCACCTCGGTTCAGCTTGTCGGCTGCTATGTCCTCCGTACTTTCCAGACCGATCTCTATAtcaactccctcctccagTACAACCCTGATGCCCTGTCCATCGCTGCTCAGATGGACGCTGAGCGTGCCGCCGCCAAGATCCGCGGTCCTCTCCATGGTGTCCCCTTCACCGTCAAGGACAACATCGCCACCAAGGATCAGCTCGAGACCACTGCTGGCTCGTGGGCTCTTCTCGGCAGCATCGTTCCCCGTGATGCCCACGTTGTCGCCAAGCTCCGTGAGGCCGGTGCCGTTCTCTTCGGCAAGGCTACCCTCTCCGAGTGGGCCGATATGCGCAGCAACAATTACTCCGAGGGTTATTCTGCCCGCGGTGGCCAGTGCCGCTCTGCTTACAACCTGACCGTCAACCCTGGCGGTTCCTCCTCCGGGAGCGCCGTTGGTGTCGCTGCCAACGCCATCGCCTTCTCCCTCGGTACCGAGACCGACGGATCCGTCATCAACCCGGCTATGCGCAACAACATTGTCGGCCTCAAGCCCACCGTCGGTCTTACTTCCCGTGCCGGTGTCATTCCCGAGAGCGAGAACCAAGATGCCGTCGGTACGTTTGGTCGTACAGTTCGTGATGCCGTCTATGCTCTTGATGCCATCTACGGCATTGATCAGCGGGACGAGTACACCCTTGCCCAGGAAGGCAAGACTCCCGAGGACGGCTACGCATCCTGCCTCACCACCAAAGCTGCCCTCAAGGACGCCGTCTTTGGTATTCCCTGGAACAGCTTCTGGCGCTACGCCGATCCCGAGCAGGTTCGCCAGTTGACGGCTCTCATCAAGCTCATCGAGGATGCTGgcgccaccatcatcaacggcACCGAGATCACCGACCACGAGAGAATCGTCAGCCCCTACGGCTGGGACTGGGACCATGGCACCAACCGCGGCTACCCCAACGAGTCCGAGTACACCGTTGTCAAGGTTGACTtctacaacaacatcaagacGTACCTCTCCGAACTCGAGAACACAAACATCCGTTCTCTCGAGGATATCGTCCAGTTCAACTACGACAACGATGACACCGAGGGTGGCCGTCCCTGGCCCCTTGGTCATCCTGCCTTCTACTCTGGTCAGGATGGCTTCCTCGCTTCCCTCGCCACCCAAGGTATCAAGGATGAGACCTACTACCAGGCCCTCAACTTCACCCAGTCGTCCACCCGTAACGGCATCGATGACGCTTTGACCTacaagggcaagaagctCTCGGGTCTCCTTGTTCCTCCTGATGTCGCTCAGGCTCCCCAGATTGCTGCTCAGGCCGGCTACCCTATGATCACCCTTCCCGCCGGTATTCACTCCGTCAGCGGCATGGGCATCGGTCTCGGCATCATGCAGACTGCCTATGGTGAGCCCGAGCTTGTCAGGTGGGGTTCTGCCATTGAGGATCTCCAGAAGTCCACCGATACCCCTTACAAGCGCACCCTTCCCCAGTGGAGGGATTTCCTCAAGAGGAATGTTCCCGTCTACAATGTCTACGAAGGTTCTGATTAA